In Hypomesus transpacificus isolate Combined female unplaced genomic scaffold, fHypTra1 scaffold_255, whole genome shotgun sequence, a single window of DNA contains:
- the cntrl gene encoding centriolin — MDMRSRKHHELEGRLDNMLSRIARETEEIKDLEQQFTDNQILANNVLQKDLEGIITGLKEYLRGVRDQAYKAQEHCQKLQKENEALMRQLECSQHNLSQLETAAKATQTCQKMGELDALLKGNAAPRESQGKMCAYEAELESQPLEHHMQAGQLKEELERLHRRSLVKQTALQLELEKERQAKQDILAQVQLATQREQKVADLQKPLSSLKLSTEFHRETELQGLREKLGRLEEELEKANRLQVEVSLQLEQSQEERDCLLAVLEGHCSQARMAEHESQQYMRSLNRLLRKIKTDMSLADKIAAQQLTTATDQLSSLHRTVPRIYMETQSQPPSPANTDRVAPASLHPVVPQSPPMHLWGKMTQLF, encoded by the exons ATGGATATGAGGAGCAGGAAACACCATGAACTGGAGGGTCGTCTTGACAACATGCTTTCTCGCATagccagggagacagaggagatcAAAGACCTGGAGCAGCAATTCACAGACA ATCAAATCCTGGCAAACAACGTTTTACAGAAAGACCTGGAAGGTATCATCACAGGGCTGAAGGAGTACCTGAGGGGAGTTAGAGACCAGGCATACAAGGCACAGGAACATTGCCAGAAGTTACAGAAGGAAAATGAAGCACTAATGCGTCAGCTAGAGTGCAGTCAACACAACCTCAGCCAACTGGAGACCGCAGCCAAGGCCACACAGACTTGCCAGAAG ATGGGAGAGCTAGATGCCCTGCTGAAGGGCAATGCTGCACCGAGGGAGTCTCAGGGCAAGATGTGTGCCTATGAGGCAGAGCTGGAAAGCCAGCCGCTGGAGCACCACATGCAGGCTGGCCAACTCAAAGAGGAACTAGAGAGACTCCACAGGCGCAGCCTG GTGAAGCAGACTGCTCTGCAGCTAGAGTTAGAGAAGGAGCGGCAGGCAAAGCAGGACATCTTGGCCCAGGTGCAGCTGGCTACACAGAGGGAGCAGAAGGTTGCAGACCTGCAGAAGCCGCTCTCTTCATTGAAG CTGTCCACAGAGTTTCACAGAGAAACAGAACTGCAGGGTCTGAGGGAGAAGCTtggcaggctggaggaggagctagaGAAAGCGAACAGGCTGCAGGTGGAGGTGTCACTGCAGCTAGAGCAGAGCCAAGAGGAGAGGGATTGTCTGCTGGCTGTGCTGGAGGGCCACTGCagtcag GCAAGGATGGCAGAGCATGAGAGCCAGCAGTACATGAGGAGTCTCAACAGGCTGCTAAGGAAGATCAAAACGGACATGTCCTTAGCTGACAAGATAGCTGCCCAGCAGCTGACTACTGCTACTGACCAGCTCAGTTCTCTGCACCGCACTGTTCCCAGGATATACATGGAGACTCAG TCTCAGCCTCCGAGTCCAGCCAACACAGACAGAGTTGCGCCAGCAAGCCTTCATCCTGTGGTACCTCAGTCCCCTCCGATGCATCTGTGGGGGAAGATGACCCAGTTATTTTGA
- the LOC124462845 gene encoding piggyBac transposable element-derived protein 4-like yields the protein MFFNSDEEEEYNTDASSSDDSDGEGLPPNLEDLANPEAEGPSSEGEMEMGDEVEEVSSTSWLAASDFTPPGPRVVFNETLSGVQTPPEDPTEAQCFKLFLTEELVEEIVEETNRYASVQQEMMPSGVKGKIAKWVRTTVNEMYSFLVAVLLMGIVRKSSLRDYWTTDPILLTPFFATIFSQDRFLLLLRCLHFVDSASANVNDPLHKIRNVFSALTTSFQRVFVPHRDLCVDESLMKWKGRLAFRQYIPSKRHRFGVKFFVLCDVLTGYVQDMIIYTGSTTDITNFPGLGISGSVVMTLLAPHLKKGHVLYIDNWYSSPTLFQHLLSRGTGACGTVRADRKGMPAFSPKMKKGEVEFKQNGSQLAVKWHDKRDVHMLTTVYSSVMSATARIDHATGERKLKPACVLDYNKKMGAVDKADMVNSFVECARKTTKWYKKVFFHLVDTAVLNGDIVHRQQSGERNAQYISNYIISLQSF from the exons atgttttttaattcagatgaagaggaggagtacaACACCGATGCAAGTAGCAGTGATGACAGTGATGGTGAGGGTCTGCCCCCAAACCTAGAGGACCTTGCAAACCCAGAGGCCGAAGGTCCCTCTAGTGAAGGTGAAATGGAAATGGGGGAtgaagtggaggaggtgagttcCACGAGCTGGTTGGCCGCCAGTGATTTCACTCCCCCT ggacCCAGAGTTGTGTTTAATGAAACACTGTCTGGGGTGCAGACCCCCCCCGAAGATCCCActgaggctcagtgtttcaaaCTGTTCCTCACAGAAGAACTAGTCGAGGAGATAGTGGAGGAAACAAACCGCTATGCTTCAGTGCAGCAGGAGATGATGCCGTCCGGAGTAAAAGGCAAGATTGCTAAATGGGTGCGGACAACCGTGAATGAGATGTACTCATTCTTGGTCGCTGTCCTCCTGATGGGAATTGTGAGAAAGTCGTCCCTCCGAGACTACTGGACCACAGATCCCATCCTCCTGACCCCCTTCTTCGCCACAATTTTCTCCCAGGACCgtttcctgcttctcctccgttGCTTGCACTTCGTCGACAGTGCAAGCGCTAACGTAAATGATCCCCTGCACAAGATCCGAAATGTGTTTAGTGCTCTCACCACTTCATTCCAAAGGGTTTTTGTGCCACACAGAGACCTCTGTGTCGATGAATCCCTAATGAAGTGGAAGGGTAGGCTGGCATTTCGGCAGTACATCCCATCAAAAAGGCATAGGTTTGGTGTCAAATTCTTTGTCCTTTGTGATGTGTTGACCGGTTACGTGCAGGACATGATCATTTACACGGGATCCACCACTGACATCACCAACTTTCCAGGACTTGGGATATCTGGCTCGGTCGTGATGACCTTACTTGCACCCCACCTAAAAAAGGGCCACGTCCTGTACATCGACAACTGGTACAGCAGTCCAACATTGTTCCAGCACCTCCTCTCCCGAGGAACGGGGGCCTGTGGGACCGTTCGTGCAGATCGGAAGGGGATGCCAGCCTTCAGCCCTAAAatgaagaagggtgaagtggagtTTAAACAAAATGGCAGTCAGTTGGCCGTTAAGTGGCATGATAAACGTGACGTTCATATGCTCACCACTGTTTATTCATCAGTGATGTCAGCCACGGCAAGGATTGATCATGCCACCGGGGAGAGGAAACTCAAGCCAGCTTGTGTTCTTGACTATAACAAGAAGATGGGGGCTGTGGACAAGGCGGACATGGTGAACAGCTTTGTCGAATGTGCCAGGAAGACTACCAAGTGGTATAAGAAAGTCTTCTTTCACTTGGTAGACACTGCTGTTCTCAATGGCGACATCGTCCACCGTCAACAGTCTGGTGAGAGAAATgcacaatacatttcaaattaCATAATTTCCTTACAAAGcttttaa